A window from Citrus sinensis cultivar Valencia sweet orange chromosome 5, DVS_A1.0, whole genome shotgun sequence encodes these proteins:
- the LOC102626165 gene encoding protein NCA1 isoform X1 codes for MTPVCPFAKARPDDASPRKPGENSNKYLAECPFSKARSDDAASRKAVENSAKPQAEHDGDKAKSDSMDSASIPPKCPFGYDAQSFKIGPLSCMICQALLFECSKCTPCSHVYCKACISRFKDCPLCGADIEKIEADTTLQDVVDRFIEGHARIKRSHTNSDKEEDEAGENKKVIYEDVSMERGAFLVQQAMRAFRAQNVESAKSRLSLCAEDIRDQIERMGNTSELCSQLGAVLGMLGDCCRAMGDADAAVAYFADSVEFLMKLPMDDLEIIHTLSVSLNKIGDLKYYGGDLQAARSYYVRSLNVRRDAVKRHSNVPSQVLDVAVSLAKVADVDRSIGNEDVAVDGFQEAIKRLESLTLKPEEAGLEQRRLSVLEFLNNQLSEKPPESTPKV; via the exons ATGACACCGGTTTGTCCTTTTGCCAAAGCACGTCCAGATGATGCCTCTCCTAGAAAACCTGGTGAAAACTCGAATAAATACCTGGCAGAGTGTCCTTTTTCCAAAGCACGTTCAGATGATGCTGCTTCAAGAAAAGCAGTTGAAAACTCAGCTAAACCCCAGGCAGAGCATGATGGTGACAAGGCAAAGAGTGATTCGATGGACTCTGCCAGCATTCCTCCAAAATGTCCGTTTGGCTATGATGCTCAATCGTTTAAGATTGGTCCCCTGAGTTGCATGATTTGCCAAGCACTTCTCTTTGAATGTAGCAAATGCACGCCTTGTTCACATGTATATTGCAA AGCATGTATTTCACGCTTCAAAGACTGCCCATTGTGTGGGGCTGACATTGAAAAGATTGAAGCAGATACAACTCTTCAGGATGTTGTCGATCGCTTCATTGAAGGTCATGCTAGAATCAAGCGATCTCACACTAATTCTGACAAAGAGGAAGATGAAGCaggtgaaaataaaaaagtgataTATGAGGATGTTTCTATGGAGAGAGGTGCTTTCTTGGTTCAACAAGCTATGAGG GCTTTCCGTGCTCAGAATGTAGAAAGTGCAAAATCAAGACTCAGTCTCTGTGCAGAAGATATCAGAGATCAGATAGAAAGAATGGGCAATACATCAGAGTTGTGTTCACAGCTAGGAGCTGTTCTGGGTATGCTTGGTGACTGCTG TCGAGCTATGGGAGATGCTGATGCTGCAGTGGCTTATTTCGCAGATAGTGTTGAATTCCTCATGAAATTACCGATGGATGATCTGGAG ATAATTCATACACTTTCTGTTTCACTAAACAAAATTGGAGATCTGAAATATTATGGTGGAGACCTGCAAGCTGCAAGATCTTACTATGTTCGTTCTCTAAATGTCCGACGTGATGCCGTCAAACGTCATTCAAATGTTCCATCACAG GTTTTGGATGTAGCTGTTTCTCTTGCAAAAGTTGCGGATGTAGATAGGAGTATTGGTAATGAGGATGTGGCAGTTGATGGATTTCAGGAAGCCATTAAGCGGCTAGAATCTTTAACATTGAAACCTGAAGAAGCTGGTTTGGAGCAACGG CGCCTTTCAGTGCTGGAATTCCTCAACAACCAACTTTCAGAAAAACCACCTGAATCAACTCCCAAAGTTTAG
- the LOC102626165 gene encoding protein NCA1 isoform X2, producing MTPVCPFAKARPDDASPRKPGENSNKYLAECPFSKARSDDAASRKAVENSAKPQAEHDGDKAKSDSMDSASIPPKCPFGYDAQSFKIGPLSCMICQALLFECSKCTPCSHVYCKACISRFKDCPLCGADIEKIEADTTLQDVVDRFIEGHARIKRSHTNSDKEEDEAGENKKVIYEDVSMERGAFLVQQAMRAFRAQNVESAKSRLSLCAEDIRDQIERMGNTSELCSQLGAVLGMLGDCCRAMGDADAAVAYFADSVEFLMKLPMDDLEIIHTLSVSLNKIGDLKYYGGDLQAARSYYVRSLNVRRDAVKRHSNVPSQVLDVAVSLAKVADVDRSIGNEDVAVDGFQEAIKRLESLTLKPEEAGLEQRCWNSSTTNFQKNHLNQLPKFRSA from the exons ATGACACCGGTTTGTCCTTTTGCCAAAGCACGTCCAGATGATGCCTCTCCTAGAAAACCTGGTGAAAACTCGAATAAATACCTGGCAGAGTGTCCTTTTTCCAAAGCACGTTCAGATGATGCTGCTTCAAGAAAAGCAGTTGAAAACTCAGCTAAACCCCAGGCAGAGCATGATGGTGACAAGGCAAAGAGTGATTCGATGGACTCTGCCAGCATTCCTCCAAAATGTCCGTTTGGCTATGATGCTCAATCGTTTAAGATTGGTCCCCTGAGTTGCATGATTTGCCAAGCACTTCTCTTTGAATGTAGCAAATGCACGCCTTGTTCACATGTATATTGCAA AGCATGTATTTCACGCTTCAAAGACTGCCCATTGTGTGGGGCTGACATTGAAAAGATTGAAGCAGATACAACTCTTCAGGATGTTGTCGATCGCTTCATTGAAGGTCATGCTAGAATCAAGCGATCTCACACTAATTCTGACAAAGAGGAAGATGAAGCaggtgaaaataaaaaagtgataTATGAGGATGTTTCTATGGAGAGAGGTGCTTTCTTGGTTCAACAAGCTATGAGG GCTTTCCGTGCTCAGAATGTAGAAAGTGCAAAATCAAGACTCAGTCTCTGTGCAGAAGATATCAGAGATCAGATAGAAAGAATGGGCAATACATCAGAGTTGTGTTCACAGCTAGGAGCTGTTCTGGGTATGCTTGGTGACTGCTG TCGAGCTATGGGAGATGCTGATGCTGCAGTGGCTTATTTCGCAGATAGTGTTGAATTCCTCATGAAATTACCGATGGATGATCTGGAG ATAATTCATACACTTTCTGTTTCACTAAACAAAATTGGAGATCTGAAATATTATGGTGGAGACCTGCAAGCTGCAAGATCTTACTATGTTCGTTCTCTAAATGTCCGACGTGATGCCGTCAAACGTCATTCAAATGTTCCATCACAG GTTTTGGATGTAGCTGTTTCTCTTGCAAAAGTTGCGGATGTAGATAGGAGTATTGGTAATGAGGATGTGGCAGTTGATGGATTTCAGGAAGCCATTAAGCGGCTAGAATCTTTAACATTGAAACCTGAAGAAGCTGGTTTGGAGCAACGG TGCTGGAATTCCTCAACAACCAACTTTCAGAAAAACCACCTGAATCAACTCCCAAAGTTTAGGTCTGCTTGA
- the LOC102626464 gene encoding CO(2)-response secreted protease-like: MYNQHFQNSMAFLLLFPFLSLHCLVVIASSSSSSSSSSSNQIPKPYVVYMGSSSNVGVAELAHLQLLSSIIPSEESDRISLIHHYKHSFKGFSAMLTEKEASVLSGHEKIVSVFPDPVLKLHTTRSWDFLEAEAEAKATTSTWSSHKYHNISSDVIIGIIDTGIWPESPSFKDRGMSEIPSKWKGVCMDSHDFKKSNCNRKLIGARFYSIPLTSNNHNTTRTTPAGSPRDSVGHGTHTASTAAGAHVANASYFGIARGTARGGSPSSRIASYKACSEDGCSGSAILQAMDDAIADGVDIISISIGMSSLFQSDYLNDPIAIGAFHAEQMGVMVICSAGNDGPDPSTVVNTAPWIFTVGASSIDRDFQSTVLLGNGKTIQGSAISLSNLSSSMTYPIAFGKDIAAKFAPVSEARTCRPGSLDPKKVAGKIIVCVDDDPTVPRKIKKLVAEDADAKGLILIDEDYEKHVPFDSGIFPLSEVGSVAGFQIIHYINSTKNPTATILPTVDVQRYKPAPVVAYFSSRGPGELTENILKPDVTAPGVAILAAIVPKVNAGSFPIGKKPAGYAIKSGTSMACPHVTGAAAFIRSVHRRWSSSIIKSALMTTATVYDNTGKPLKNNAGSTASPHETGVGEISPLKALNPGLVFETTTKDYLRFLCYFGYSEKNIRSMSKYTNFNCPRNSIDNLISNINYPSISISKLDRHRAAETVKRTVTNVGLQNVTYISRVNAPSGLIVKVLPQKLVFAEGVKRMSFSVSFYGKEAAGGYNFGSVTWSDNRHSVQMMFAVNIQ, encoded by the exons ATGTACAATCAGCACTTCCAAAATTCCATGGCTTTCTTATTGCTATTTCCTTTTCTCTCCCTCCATTGCCTTGTTGTcattgcttcttcttcttcttcttcttcatcatcatcatcaaatcaaattcCCAAG CCTTATGTTGTTTATATGGGAAGTTCATCTAATGTTGGAGTTGCAGAATTGGCTCATTTACAACTTTTATCTTCCATTATTCCAAG TGAAGAGAGTGACAGAATATCTCTAATCCACCATTATAAACATTCTTTCAAAGGATTCTCTGCCATGCTCACTGAGAAAGAAGCTTCTGTACTCTCTG GGCATGAGAAGATAGTATCAGTGTTCCCAGATCCAGTTCTTAAACTTCACACAACACGTTCTTGGGATTTCTTagaagcagaagcagaagcaAAAGCAACCACAAGCACTTGGTCCAGccataaatatcataatatatCAAGTGATGTCATTATTGGCATTATAGACACag GGATATGGCCTGAGTCTCCAAGTTTCAAGGACCGGGGAATGAGTGAAATACCTTCTAAGTGGAAAGGAGTTTGCATGGACTCACATGATTTCAAGAAATCCAACTGTAATAG GAAACTAATAGGAGCAAGATTCTACAGCATTCCTCTAACATCAAACAACCACAACACAACGAGAACAACTCCAGCTGGGTCTCCAAGGGACTCCGTTGGCCACGGAACACACACGGCGTCAACCGCAGCCGGTGCCCACGTGGCCAACGCCAGCTACTTCGGCATAGCCCGCGGCACTGCCAGGGGGGGCTCTCCATCTTCCAGGATTGCAAGCTACAAAGCCTGCTCCGAAGACGGTTGCTCAGGCTCAGCCATATTACAGGCAATGGATGATGCAATTGCGGATGGAGTTGATATCATCTCAATTTCTATTGGAATGAGCTCCCTGTTTCAGTCTGATTACTTGAATGATCCGATTGCAATCGGCGCTTTTCACGCTGAACAAATGGGAGTGATGGTGATCTGTTCTGCTGGCAATGATGGTCCTGACCCTTCCACTGTTGTTAATACGGCTCCTTGGATTTTTACTGTTGGTGCTTCGAGTATTGATAGAGATTTTCAGTCTACTGTGCTTCTTGGAAACGGGAAAACTATCCAa GGATCTGCCATTAGTTTATCAAACCTCTCGAGCTCAATGACCTATCCCATTGCATTTGGAAAGGACATTGCTGCTAAATTTGCCCCTGTATCCGAAGCAAG GACTTGCCGTCCAGGATCATTAGATCCTAAGAAAGTTGCAGGCAAAATCATTGTTTGTGTTGATGATGACCCAACAGTTCctagaaaaattaagaaattagttGCGGAAGATGCAGATGCCAAAGGCTTAATTTTGATCGATGAGGATTATGAGAAACATGTGCCTTTTGATTCTGGCATTTTTCCACTTTCAGAAGTTGGCAGCGTTGCAGGATTTCAAATCATTCACTACATCAATTCTACCAA GAATCCGACTGCAACAATTCTCCCAACAGTTGATGTTCAAAGATACAAGCCCGCACCAGTTGTTGCATATTTCTCATCAAGAGGTCCAGGAGAGCTTACAGAAAACATTCTCAag CCTGATGTAACAGCTCCTGGAGTTGCCATTTTAGCTGCAATTGTCCCGAAAGTCAATGCAGGGAGTTTTCCGATAGGAAAGAAGCCGGCCGGATATGCAATAAAATCGGGAACATCGATGGCTTGCCCACATGTTACTGGAGCTGCTGCATTCATTAGATCAGTGCACCGAAGATGGAGTTCTTCCATTATCAAATCAGCTCTTATGACAACAG CAACCGTTTATGATAACACGGGAAAGCCCTTGAAAAACAACGCAGGCAGCACTGCAAGTCCACATGAAACTGGAGTTGGGGAAATCAGCCCACTCAAAGCTTTAAATCCAGGGTTAGTATTCGAAACTACAACGAAAGACTACCTTCGATTCCTTTGTTATTTTGGATAttcagagaaaaatattcGATCAATGTCAAAGTACACAAACTTCAACTGTCCAAGAAACTCCATTGACAATCTCATCTCAAATATTAACTACCCATCAATCTCCATAAGCAAGCTTGATCGCCATAGAGCTGCTGAAACTGTTAAACGAACTGTGACCAATGTCGGATTGCAAAATGTCACATACATTTCCAGGGTGAATGCTCCTTCAGGATTAATAGTCAAGGTACTTCCTCAAAAACTTGTTTTTGCTGAAGGTGTAAAAAGAATGTCTTTTAGCGTTTCCTTCTACGGCAAGGAAGCTGCTGGTGGATACAATTTTGGATCGGTAACGTGGTCGGATAATCGACATTCTGTCCAAATGATGTTTGCTGTgaatattcaataa